The DNA window TTGTGGGAGCCAAAATAAGTTGAGTTCGAAATATAACAGGAAATCAACAAAATTTCAAACCCATTATTGAAGATTAAAGTATCCCTTACTGGATTAGTAGGGGATATTTTTATAAAAATACGTTTGATGATTTCAGTGAAACTTTAGTGTGTTACTCTTATTTAGAGTCTTTTAGCAGCAGAATACCCCAGAAAAAATGATCTGGTGGCAATGAATCCCAATAATTGTAGGCGTGTCCGGAATCTGATTTGTAATGAAGCGTATATTGTCCACGGGGTAAAATAATTTCCTCGCAGACCTTTTGATTTTTAAATGCACCGCCTGCTGATGTGGAAGGTTTTCCCTGCATGCGCCAGACAGTTTGACCGGCATTGTTATCTATCCATCCATAATCGCACCAGGAACTGCCATCTCCTGAACAATTTTCACCTACAGCGTACACTTTTATAGAAGTAGCATGTAAGAGTTTGAAAGTGCGGTTTATATCCTTATTAACTCCAACATTTCTAATATCAGCGATAATTTTACCATTGGGGATATGATTTTCCTTGGCATCATATTTTTTTTGATAAACATTATAAAGTCGTTGTGCTTTTAAAGTATCTCCTTTTTTCAATGCCATTGTAGCATTAGTAATTAATTCTTTGTTTTCCAGATCATTTTCCGCCTTTTCATTGTTATTAATAAAACAGAGATAAAGCAACTGACCTACAGGAGACATTAGCAGATCACCGTCGCCCAGTGGAAAAGGCTGACTAAGCTGATCCATATTACACATAACGATTAAGGTCAGATGTATTGAAGGTATCTTTACAAAAAGTGCAGATTCTCCTGTTGATTGTCCGTAATGCCAGTAATAGTCTACGCCTTTATAGGATTGTACAAACCATCCCAGTCCATAAGGAGTAGCAATTCCGTTATTGGTTTTATGGGCTGTATAAACTTCCTTTTGTGAAGCAGCTGAGATAAATTGATTGTGATCAATCGCATCTGAATACTTTAAAATATCACTTACACTGGTAGCTAAACCACCAAAGGCACCGAATTCATTTAGATATTCACTGTGGATAGCATGGCCCGAATTATCCACTTCGTAAGGCTTAGCCAGGCGGTTGAATGTTGTGTCAAAGAAAGGCAATACACTGGGATTTAGTTTGCTGTAGTCATAAAATTGATCTAAGGCTATTGCAGGAGCTGAAGATGTCATTTTTAAAGGGATGATGATCCTTTCCATGAGCAGACTGTAAAATGGTTTACCAGATGCTTTTTCAATGACCTTTCCCAAAAGTCCGTAGCGATAGCCGTTATATTGAAAATAGGTTCCCGGAATACCCTCGGAAGTATGTGTTAATAGATGTCTTACAGTAATTTTGGAATTACCTAAATCGATACCATATTGAGTGACAGGATCGTCAAGGTTTAGTTTATGCTGTTCCACTAATTCCATAAGTAATGTAGAAGTGAAAGTTTTGGTAACTGATGCTACACGGAAAGAAGTTTGAGGAGTAGCAGGAATATTTTGTTCCATATCTGCATATCCATAACCTTGTTCCAGTAGAATGGCATTTCCCTGTTGTACTGCTGCAGCCATTCCTGGGATCTTTAACTGTATACGAATAGAATCTAGCTTAGCACTGAATAGCTCAGCACTTGTTTGTTTTTGTGCGCAGATAGTTTTAACAGCAGCGATCGATAATAAAAAGACTGCATATTTTATAAACTTGTTATTAAAGTATTGATAATGGATTGATTGGGTCACTTTTTCCATTTTTTCCAGAATAAAACTAATCAGATTCTTTTGGTCGTGCAAGTGTAAATTTCATTTTGTTGACTGATACGGGTGAGATTCTTTTCCAACCGTTCTTTGCGTGAAATAAAATTAGCTTATCAAGTATGAAAAAATGCAGATAAAGCAGAAAAGAATCTAAAAATTAGATTCTTTTCTTATACTTTAACTTAAAGTCATTTCATTTGTCAGGTATGCAGAAATCTCTGCCGATTAAGTAATACTTCCTCCGTTTCCCGATGATCGGGATCATCTACACAACAGTCTACAGGACATACCGCCTTACATTGTGGCTCATCGTGAAACCCTTTGCATTCTGTACATTTTCCGGCAACGATGTAATAAACGTCGTCAGAAACAGCTTCATTAAAGGCACTGGCATCTACTTCTGTACCATCAGGAAAAACTGTTTTTCCGGAAAGTTTTGTTTTATCCTGCCATCGCCAGTCAATGGCACCCTCATAAATAGCGGAATTAGGACATTCAGGTTCGCAAGCTCCGCAGTTAATGCATGCGTCTGTTATTGTTATTGCCATTTCATCAATACTTTAGATTCTATGATCAGTAAATAATCTAGCATGATTCGTGCCGATGATTAATTTTATCCGTCTTAATCTGCATTATTATATATTATCTTTTCTATCCTGTTGGTGGTAGCGATATGAATCAGCCTGTCGAGCTTATCTGCATACATGGAAGAAATTTTATTGTCCTGATCAAATAAAGAGGTTCTGATCATTGGAACACTAAAAGGTAATGGCCACGCCCGTAATGATTTTGCAATAGCATCCATTGTATTGATCCCCTGCATAGCCTGTAGCCCATCGGCCCAACAAACTAAACCAACCGTTTTATCTGTAAGGTATGGCTGATCCCTGTCAGCAGTTACTTCAAGCCAGTCCAGACAGTTTTTCATAACTCCCGGAATACTTCCGTGATAAAGAGGTGCCAACCAGAAATGGATATCAGCATCAAGAAATAATTGAGTCATGCGTTCTACTGCTAACGGTGTTTTGGTAAGTGTGATATCATAAAGAGGAATACCAGAATCTGCAAGAGCAAAAGTTTCATGGGTAACACCCAGTAGATCAAGTTTCTCAGTAAAGTATTTTGAAATGAGCCCGGAAGTTGATTTTGGCCTTCTTTCCAGGGCACCGTTAAATATAATTGCTTTCATTTTGTTTTAATTTTTAAATATAACTTTTGGCAGGCCTA is part of the Chryseobacterium paludis genome and encodes:
- a CDS encoding serine hydrolase domain-containing protein, whose translation is MEKVTQSIHYQYFNNKFIKYAVFLLSIAAVKTICAQKQTSAELFSAKLDSIRIQLKIPGMAAAVQQGNAILLEQGYGYADMEQNIPATPQTSFRVASVTKTFTSTLLMELVEQHKLNLDDPVTQYGIDLGNSKITVRHLLTHTSEGIPGTYFQYNGYRYGLLGKVIEKASGKPFYSLLMERIIIPLKMTSSAPAIALDQFYDYSKLNPSVLPFFDTTFNRLAKPYEVDNSGHAIHSEYLNEFGAFGGLATSVSDILKYSDAIDHNQFISAASQKEVYTAHKTNNGIATPYGLGWFVQSYKGVDYYWHYGQSTGESALFVKIPSIHLTLIVMCNMDQLSQPFPLGDGDLLMSPVGQLLYLCFINNNEKAENDLENKELITNATMALKKGDTLKAQRLYNVYQKKYDAKENHIPNGKIIADIRNVGVNKDINRTFKLLHATSIKVYAVGENCSGDGSSWCDYGWIDNNAGQTVWRMQGKPSTSAGGAFKNQKVCEEIILPRGQYTLHYKSDSGHAYNYWDSLPPDHFFWGILLLKDSK
- a CDS encoding 4Fe-4S dicluster domain-containing protein, which gives rise to MAITITDACINCGACEPECPNSAIYEGAIDWRWQDKTKLSGKTVFPDGTEVDASAFNEAVSDDVYYIVAGKCTECKGFHDEPQCKAVCPVDCCVDDPDHRETEEVLLNRQRFLHT
- a CDS encoding NADPH-dependent FMN reductase, with the protein product MKAIIFNGALERRPKSTSGLISKYFTEKLDLLGVTHETFALADSGIPLYDITLTKTPLAVERMTQLFLDADIHFWLAPLYHGSIPGVMKNCLDWLEVTADRDQPYLTDKTVGLVCWADGLQAMQGINTMDAIAKSLRAWPLPFSVPMIRTSLFDQDNKISSMYADKLDRLIHIATTNRIEKIIYNNAD